The Haloarcula laminariae genomic sequence TTCGAGGGCGAACACCGCTCGCCCGCGGAGTTCGACGACGCGGGCAACGTCGCCGTCGTCAACGCCTGCTCGAAGGCCTACTCGATGACGGGCTGGCGCCTGGGCTGGGTCACGGCCGCGACTGACCGCATCGAGCGGATGCTCCGGGTCCACCAGTACGCCCAGGCCTGTGCCTCCGCGCCCGCCCAGTACGCCGCCGAGGCCGCCCTGACCGGCCCCCAGGACGCCGTCGCGGAGATGCGCGACACGTTCCGGGAGCGCCGTGACATCCTCCTCGACGGGTTCGAGGAGATGGGACTGGAGTGTCCCACCCCCAAGGGCGCCTTCTACGCCATGCCCAAGGTGCCCGAGGGGTGGGTCGACGAGGTCATAGAGCGCGGTGTCGTCGTCGTTCCCGGCGACGCCTTCGGCGAGAACGGCGCGGGGTATGCCCGCATCTCCTACGCGACGGACACCGAGACGCTCCGGGAGGCCATCGACGTCATGGCCGAGGCGACGGCGGCCCTGGAGTAGGGCCGAATTTGGAAGAGAGTTCGAAGAAGGGTTTTGTCGGTAGCCCGTGTCCCACCGCACGAGTGAGCCGTGGTCACCGTTCATGACTCCGACAAACGGGAGAGATACGCCGAGGGCCAACTGTTTAGTAGGGACACAGCGACCACCGAAGGGAGAGAGATGGAGAAGGCGCTCTGGTATCTGCTGACGGCGACGCGCGGCGGTGCCAACAGGGCGCGTATCATCAACGCCCTCACCGAGCGCCCGAAGAACGCCAACGAACTGGCCGACGAGCTGGACGTCGGGTACAAGACCATCCGTCACCACATGGAGCAACTCGAGGACCACGATGTCGTGGAGTCGGGCGAGGAATCGTACGCGAAGCTCTACTTCCTGACCGACCGGTTCGACGCGTACCGGGACACGTTCGAGGACATCACGGAGCAGATAGACACATGAGCCGGGCGAAACTGTCGGCCGTACCGGCGCGTGGGTCGACACACCGGAACCCCGACGGGTTTCAGCGGCTTGCAGTCGCCAACGGGGTGACCGGCTGATGGCGATGGGGACGCTCATCACCGTCGCCGCGGTCCTGGCGGGGCTGAACACGCTCCTCCTGCTCCCGCTTGTCGGCGTCTGGATTCGCAACTACACCACCTTCGGGACCGGGCTGGTCGGCGGCCTCCTCCTCTTTGCCGTCGCCATGCTCGCGGAGAACGCCGTCGCCATCTACTTCTTCTTCTCGATGGCCAGCTTCTACAGCGGCGACCCCGGCGTCCAGCAGGCCGTCCTCGTGTTGCGCGGGCTGCAGTTCGTCGCTATCGCCGCCCTGAGCTATACGACGCTCCGCTAGCCCTCGCCGCCGGTCCGGCGGGGTCCACGTTTGCGGGCAAAGGACCGATAACGCTGCACCCGCTACCTGGGTGCAATGGACCACCTCGCACCGCCGAACGTGCCGGTGTACGCGACGACGGCCGAGCAACAGCGTATCTGGGAGCGTTGTGAGGCCCGCGGGCAACCGGTCATCGCCATCCGGGCGGCCACCCGCGGCTACATCGTCAGGTACGACCTCCAGCACCTCGACGCACAGCTCTCACAGCGGACGCTCCAGCGGCTCCGCGACCGGGTGCGCTCGCGGCGGGGGTACGAGACCAGCCCCGACGACACCGACCCCGTCTCCGAGACCGAGGGGGTCGGGGGCGAGGCCGGTGCGGTGTCCGGCGAACTCCACACGCCCACCGAGCGGGCCGCACGGGAGCTGGCATCGCACATCTCCCCCTTCGTTCTCGACCGGGACAACTGGCAGTGACGGCCCGCTAGCGGACGAGTCTTTTTAGCGCTCCCGTCCCTCGTGTCGCTATGGCAGTGGCCCGACACGAACCCGGCGTCGTCGGTGCCGGCAAGGCGCTCGCCTCCCAGGTCCACCCGGTGTTCATGTTGCCCCCGCTCGCGACCTCGCTGTTCGGGGCCGTCCTCGCCGGGGGCGTCGACCTCGCTGTGGCGGGGCTGCACGTGCTGGCGATGTTCTTCGCCGTCTACACGGCCCACGTGAAGGACGGCTACGTCGACTTCCACGTCCGCGGGGAGGACGACGACCACCCGCTGACCGCCGTGGGGTGTCGCGGGGCCCTGGCCGCGAGCGCCGCGGGCTTTCTCGGCTGTACCGTCGGCCTGTGGCTCCTGGTCTCCCCGCTCGCGGCGCTGGTGACGGCGCCGGCGTGGGTCATCGGGTACACGCACGCGCCTCAGTTAGACCTCAACCCCGTCGGCGCGACGATGGGGTATCCCGGCGGCATCGCGCTGGCGCTGCTGGGGGGATACTACGCCCAGGCGACCAGTTTCAGCCCGCGGGTGGTGGGGTTGGCCGCCGTCTTCCTGTGCCTGCTGACCGGCATCAAGATAATCGACGACGAGACGGACTTCGACTACGACAGCTCCATCGACAAGCGGACC encodes the following:
- a CDS encoding ArsR/SmtB family transcription factor, which codes for MEKALWYLLTATRGGANRARIINALTERPKNANELADELDVGYKTIRHHMEQLEDHDVVESGEESYAKLYFLTDRFDAYRDTFEDITEQIDT
- a CDS encoding UbiA family prenyltransferase; the protein is MAVARHEPGVVGAGKALASQVHPVFMLPPLATSLFGAVLAGGVDLAVAGLHVLAMFFAVYTAHVKDGYVDFHVRGEDDDHPLTAVGCRGALAASAAGFLGCTVGLWLLVSPLAALVTAPAWVIGYTHAPQLDLNPVGATMGYPGGIALALLGGYYAQATSFSPRVVGLAAVFLCLLTGIKIIDDETDFDYDSSIDKRTVAVVLGPRRARRLALGLFVLALVGVVALAVALPGVPPTAAGGAVVFGAVLAVAYRAEAKLATMLLIRGSYLFLAVLVAAVWFRPLA